Below is a window of Naumovozyma castellii chromosome 9, complete genome DNA.
CTCATCTCAGCTCATCGCGattctgaaaatttttcaaatttcacTTCTGACACAAATCGCGTCAGCAAAAAAATGGTTGATTCAATGAGAATAATAAGCAACTACAAAATATATTCGTATATTATCGTCTCCTTCAAAAATTAATCTTTACTTATTGTTTTAGTGGGAATGTTGGGAGTTCCCTTGTTTCATTTGCTATgtcattcaattgttctGTAATGTGATGTCTTCAATAACGCCTGACCATCAAAAGCATTATCGAAAGCAAATGCACTCACAATTAATACAAGAACAAAGGATCCAAAAAACTAGTAAACAACTTTAGGAATAATGTTGGTAACCCATGCAGAATACATTAAAATTTCCACTTTAATCTAATTTTCCGTGCACAATGACATACATATTATCACATTATACGTTAAATTTcataaaaatatgaaatgTAAACagatgaaatggaaattcaATCTATAAAATACTAGAATACATCAAGAAGGTAATAAGCTTTTTTGAGCATTATCGAAAAGTATTCagaattaattttttctataGACCTCATAGGGACTATGACTTCACAACAAGTTCATGTAAATGATTCCATACCGAAATTATTCACTAATGAGGAAGATAAGACCGACGAAGTATTAGCTACGTTTacagaattgaaaaaatgtACATATTCTAGCAAGAAATTGGGGAATTCTAAGaataatgattttattGAATGTGATTGTTATGAGGATTCCACTAATGGCGTCAATCATGCATGTGACGAAAACTCTGATTGCATTAATAGGTTGACTTTGATTGAATGTGTGAATGATTTGTGTTATTCTTGTGGTAACGATTGTCAAAATCAAAGGTTCCAAAAAAGTCAGTATGCAGAcatttccatttttaaAACGAAGATGAAGGGCTACGGTGTGAGAGCCAATGCTGACATTGAAACTAATGAATTTATCTATGAATATACGGGTGAAgtcattgatgaagaaatatttagagATAGAATGAttgaatatgatgaaaaaaagttcaaacatttttatttcatgATGTTACAGAATTGTGAATTTATTGACGCAACTTTGAAAGGGTCTTTGGCAAGATTCTGTAATCATTCTTGTAACCCAAATGCATATGTGAATAAATGGGAAGTTGCTGGTAAATTAAGGATGGGGATTTTTGCTAGTAGGAAAATCATAAAGGGTGAAGAAATTACCTTTGATTATAATGTGGATAGATACGGTGCCACAGCCCAAAAATGTTATTGTGAAGAACCTAACTGTATAGGATTTCTTGGTGGCAAGACTCAAACAGATGCTGCTTCATTACTACCACAAAGCTATGCAGATGCATTGGGTATTAAAGTTTCTATGGAGAAAGAATGGATtaagaagatgaaagaaattggtgtgaagataaagaaacaCGCTAATGATGCTAACAACAATGTAAACATTGATTTTGTCGAATCCATTGATATTCAACCATGTCAAACTCCAGATGATGTAAGAAAAGTTATGAGTGTCCTATTACAAGTAGATAATGAATACATTGCATtaaaattgtttcatcGTTTATActccattgaagatgaaattctTTTACATCAGGTAATTAAATTACATGGGTACATTTGTTTTGCCAAATTACTAAAGACATTTGCCGATGAGATAAACACAGAGgaagaaatattggaattattagaaagGTTGCcgaaaacaacaaaaaatgGTATTACGTCCTCCCAAATTGATACGCAAGTATCCGAATTATCTGAAGAAATACCGTCCTTAAAGGAGCAATGTGACATGTTGTTAAATAAATGGGATAAGTATGAAACGTATCGTagaattacaaagaaaGATATCAGCGAGTCATCAACCAACAGAATGATTGATTTAAGAAGGATAAGATTACCATTAGGCTGGGAAATTATATATGAAAATGGACGTCCAATATACTTCAATGCTCAAAGGCAAATAAAGTTAAACGAACCACCAACAGAAGAACATAATGTTATGAATGAGaaaaccaataataataataacgatgatgatgatattaagaGACATGGGGGTAGCGTACAATCTCATGACTTGTTAAGAAATAAAAGGCGGAGGGAGCATCTTGACAATTTTGTCAAAAAACAGAAGAACGGCAGTAAATCTGACCCTTGGCAAAGATCAGGATCGAAATCCAATGATCTTATCGATGATCCTTGGCGTCCAAGAAGAGGTGGGTCTTCGAATAGATCTTTGGATTCAAGttttcaagaagaaaaaaaattttctacTCCACCACAATCCTCATTAGAAGAAACTGTTAGTAAGaacaatgatgaattattacGAATCATTGAAGAGGCAAATAAACAGAAGGAACAAGagagagaagaagaacttcAAAGAGAAAGGGAAAAAGAGGAGAAACGGTTACAAAGGAAATCTAAATCTCAAGTTAATGTCTCTGAACATAAATGGAACAAGTTTTTCGCTAGTTTTGTCCCCAATTTGGTTCGTAAAAATGTAGTTGGTGTTAAATTGAGTCATGATCACATAAAGGAATGTTCTAGGGATATTGTTAAGATATTGACCAGTAAAGAGCTAAAGAAAGATGATGCCAAAAGTCCACCAGAAGACCTCACGAgggagaagaagaagaaaacaaacaGTTTTGTGAAAGTATACATGGAGAAATTCATcgaaaaatataaaagCAAGAAGCATTCGCATAAGCATTAAcgaatatatttattaattataaAAATAGTCAAACCACTATGTAatattatctttaaaaCGAATTTATCAGTAGTAATCTAACTGGCGTTGGATTGGGTTAATTTCAACCAAGTTTCAAATAGCGCTGCGTTTTAAAAGAGCGACAGATGTGTAATTTCCCGATTGGGTAAATTAcatgaaatttttgaaatagaTCAGGTTTGTTTCAGACATATGCAAGGGAAGACCTCGACGGCAGATTATACTATAAAATGGAAGGGATATCTTAGATATTATTTATGGGTATCAAAGGAGCTAAAAGCAAAACACAAGACAAAAGAGGAATATGTCAATAAGTACCCTCAGTGACCAATCCACTTTAACCCAAAATGACGATGAGCTAAGTGATGATACAAGTAATAACAAATACTTAATGGCTCCCTTTGACGAGGAACATAGTCAATTTTTGTGCGAGTGTGTCTCCTGCTGTAAAAGTAGAGAGTACAAGAGGTGGTTTGTTCGAAATTTCTGGGTCGGTATAATATTTCCACCACTCTGGGTTTTGAATGTGGGTagttatatatattttcagTTTTGGCTTTCACATGACGTTGTTCATAGGAAGTTagaggaggaagaattCCCAAGTGCGtttgaaagaaaacaatGGATCCAACGACACCAATTGGAGGTACCTGGGGCTACCGTTGATGAAATGAATCAGCTTGCCAACGAAGAAACGATACCTGAAGTTAGTGTTCAAAAAGAGGCAAGTGAGGATGATGATTATAGTTTGAAGATTCACAGatatcaatttttgaagaatgttgttgaagaaatagTTGATTCTCATGACAACGTGAGAAGTTTTTATCGAACTTGGTTATTGAGGGACGTTGGGGGTATTGTCATGTATACAGTGATACTTGTAGTGGTACTTGTCCTTTGTGTACATAATAGTTCTGCTAAATagtttaaaaataaaaattcaaaaggGTTGGTactctttttttttcttgcaCAGATATAAAGGTAGTTACATaatgtaataataacatgCACATCGGTAAAATATTATGGGAAAAAGAGAGTGGTAACTAATCAGAATTCCCATATTGATTGACGTTGACGATATATTCGTAGATGAATGCTACAGCAGACAAATGACCTGGCACATCGACATGTTCATTAACAGAATGTAAAGTCTTTGCTAAgtcttcatcaataatagAAGGATTAAAtctgtaaatatttttggataaattccaataatattTGGTATCTGTGTTACCAGAGAACAAACTTGTTGTAACATAAAtgtcttcatcttcatctagTACACCATTTTGGAAAACGTCTTGAATAGTCCCTGTTAATATATCCCATACTGGGCCCTTATGAGGGGATAATGGAGCTGGTTCCAAAGgtctttcaaaaatgatGTCGATGGATCCTAATTCtgtttcttccaataaagtTTCACCCATGAAGGAAACACCGtaattaaatttcttggcaATATCCTTAATTAAATCGATATCAGATTGAAGAGTCTTATTCACTGAGGAATGTAAATCGACTCTGTGATTGATCAAAAATGAGGTATCCTCAGGTAAGGCGTTTGCCTTAACCCCACCTTGAATCTTATCAATTGCAGTGGTGGTTCTGATCAAGTCTCTCAATCTAGAATCA
It encodes the following:
- the SET2 gene encoding histone methyltransferase SET2 (ancestral locus Anc_1.170), producing MTSQQVHVNDSIPKLFTNEEDKTDEVLATFTELKKCTYSSKKLGNSKNNDFIECDCYEDSTNGVNHACDENSDCINRLTLIECVNDLCYSCGNDCQNQRFQKSQYADISIFKTKMKGYGVRANADIETNEFIYEYTGEVIDEEIFRDRMIEYDEKKFKHFYFMMLQNCEFIDATLKGSLARFCNHSCNPNAYVNKWEVAGKLRMGIFASRKIIKGEEITFDYNVDRYGATAQKCYCEEPNCIGFLGGKTQTDAASLLPQSYADALGIKVSMEKEWIKKMKEIGVKIKKHANDANNNVNIDFVESIDIQPCQTPDDVRKVMSVLLQVDNEYIALKLFHRLYSIEDEILLHQVIKLHGYICFAKLLKTFADEINTEEEILELLERLPKTTKNGITSSQIDTQVSELSEEIPSLKEQCDMLLNKWDKYETYRRITKKDISESSTNRMIDLRRIRLPLGWEIIYENGRPIYFNAQRQIKLNEPPTEEHNVMNEKTNNNNNDDDDIKRHGGSVQSHDLLRNKRRREHLDNFVKKQKNGSKSDPWQRSGSKSNDLIDDPWRPRRGGSSNRSLDSSFQEEKKFSTPPQSSLEETVSKNNDELLRIIEEANKQKEQEREEELQREREKEEKRLQRKSKSQVNVSEHKWNKFFASFVPNLVRKNVVGVKLSHDHIKECSRDIVKILTSKELKKDDAKSPPEDLTREKKKKTNSFVKVYMEKFIEKYKSKKHSHKH
- the ASG7 gene encoding Asg7p (ancestral locus Anc_1.169) — encoded protein: MSISTLSDQSTLTQNDDELSDDTSNNKYLMAPFDEEHSQFLCECVSCCKSREYKRWFVRNFWVGIIFPPLWVLNVGSYIYFQFWLSHDVVHRKLEEEEFPSAFERKQWIQRHQLEVPGATVDEMNQLANEETIPEVSVQKEASEDDDYSLKIHRYQFLKNVVEEIVDSHDNVRSFYRTWLLRDVGGIVMYTVILVVVLVLCVHNSSAK